DNA sequence from the Cupriavidus sp. WKF15 genome:
GTAGAAGCCGCCGTCCTTGCGGCGGTTCTTGACCACGCCAGACCAGGGCGTGCCGGCACGGATGGTCGCCCACATATCGGCGAAGGCCGCGGCCGGCATGTCCGGGTGGCGGATGATGTTCTGCGGCTGGCCCATGACTTCGGCACGGTCATAGCCGCTGCTGCGGAAGAATGCCTGGTTGGCGTACTCGATATTGCCTTGCGTATCGGTCCTGGTGATGATGACTTCGTCCGATGGCAATCGGTATTCCTGTTCGGTGACCGGCAAATTCAATCTCATGTTGCTGGTTGTCTGTTCTGATGCAACCTTGACCCCGACTTCTCTTGCGAAGCCGCCCCTGATTTCCCGCCCGACCCCTGCATTGCCGGACTCCGCGGGGCAGTATTCCCGATGGGGTGCTTCAGGACGAGACGGCCCGCGGCGAACATCGCAGCAACTTGATGGCGCGCAAATGCCGGCCACGGCTACCCCTTCGGACGGATTGCATTCGCGCAGGCATTGGCCCGCCTGGTACGCCGGCAAGCTGCAAGGAAAAGGCCCCGGAAGCGCGGCGCTTGCGGGGCCTTTTCGTGTCTGCGGCAACCAACACCGGCGCCGCGACGCCAGCTACTTCAGCGACTGCGCATAGGCTTCGAGCTGGGTCATGCAGGTACCCCACCCGTCGAAGAAACCCATCTGCTCATGCTGGTCGCGCGAGGCCTTGTCCTTGTGCAGCACCGTGGCCACGTAGCGGGTGTGCTCGCCCTCATCGTCCATGGTGATGTACGCGGTCATCGGCAGCCACGGGTTGTCGGCCGGACGCCAGCCGGCCACCAGCGCCGAGGTCCAGACGATGCGCGAACGCGGCACCACGTCAAGGAAGACGCCGGGGTTGTCGCTGGTTTCGCCGCCGGGGCCGCGCATCAGCGTGTGGAAGGCTCCGCCCGGCGCGAGATCGAAGGCGAGGACCTCGGTGGTCCACGGCTTCGGGCACCACCATTCCTTCAGGTGGCTCGGGTCTGTCCAGGCTTTCCAGACGAGATCGCGCGGTGCCTTCAGCACGCGAGAGATTTCAAGGTCGAGGTCCTGCTTAATGCCCATCGCGAGTCTCCTTCGAATGCAGCGCTTCGACATAGGCAGCCAGGCGATCGGTGCGCGCCTCACAGATCGCCCGCTGTTCCGCCAGCCATGTCTCGGCGGCCTGCATCGTCGCCGGTTCCAGTTCGCACATGCGCACGCGCCCCTGCTTGTGCGAGCGCACCAGCCCGCTGCGCTCGAGCACGCCCAGGTGCTTCAGGAACGATGGCAACGCCATGGCAAATGGCGCGGCCAGTTCCTTGACCG
Encoded proteins:
- a CDS encoding SRPBCC family protein; protein product: MGIKQDLDLEISRVLKAPRDLVWKAWTDPSHLKEWWCPKPWTTEVLAFDLAPGGAFHTLMRGPGGETSDNPGVFLDVVPRSRIVWTSALVAGWRPADNPWLPMTAYITMDDEGEHTRYVATVLHKDKASRDQHEQMGFFDGWGTCMTQLEAYAQSLK
- a CDS encoding metalloregulator ArsR/SmtB family transcription factor; translation: MANYFPLDPVFLALGDPTRRAIVSRLGQGAASVKELAAPFAMALPSFLKHLGVLERSGLVRSHKQGRVRMCELEPATMQAAETWLAEQRAICEARTDRLAAYVEALHSKETRDGH